The following proteins are encoded in a genomic region of Apis mellifera strain DH4 linkage group LG14, Amel_HAv3.1, whole genome shotgun sequence:
- the LOC413569 gene encoding tyrosine-protein phosphatase Lar isoform X3 translates to MLVANHHMVERCNGGIKCAVITGDREKTGKRVVNMTPIFLVLLVAIDPIIAQNGGNISDSQYITYMTSPPTILVRPQSQQVKAGGIASFYCTAEGAPPPQIHWRKNGKRVSQSQSRYLVHNYENGALLRIEPVRPVRDNTMYECLAENGVGDAVSAEAQLRVYEAEKLPNGFPLISQAPTTKVVEMGHNAVLLCTAVGSPPPIISWVRDMLPIDTTNPRYTVLDTGALQITGSDVNDQGKYECVANNSVGTEYSKSAMLYVKVRRVAPSFSIPPPAVSEVMLGASLNLTCVAVGSPMPYVKWKKGPSLDLTPEDNLPVGRNVLMLTDIKETANYTCTAASDLGVIEVTSMVKVQSLPGPAENVQVSDITATSVKLTWSYKDPDEVQYYVIQHKPKHVNQAFAEISGITTMYYHVRSLSPYTEYELYVIVVNAIGRGPPSAPVTVTTGETSAKPGTAPRKVQARPLSSSTMVIQWVEPETPNGQVTGYKIYYTTDPNQPMASWKYQMVDNNQLTTISDLDTHTIYTIRVQALTSVGPGPLSTPVQIKTQQGVPSQPEMLTAIDIGETTVTLQWNKPIHSAENILSYELYWNDTYAQEKHHRRIPVTENYTLTGLYPNTLYYVWLAARSQRGEGATTIPYPVRTKQYVPGAPPRNVSGEAVSPTSIRVTWEPPPADRSNGRIAYYKLQVVESGRSDSEAKVIKLNDTQFVLDELKKWTEYRIWVLAGTSVGDGPPSYPISVRTHEDAVKMPGDPQDVKVTPINSTAIHVEWKPPKSKEQNGVIRGYHIHVQEVREEMFSYVFQGKDLLNEPIRRDVHEGVLEVNITGLQPDTRYSVQVAALTRKGDGDRSPPVHVRTPGGVPNRPHVNVKVLSRDPEVLELEWSQPTQTYGDLLGYRIRYGIKNQTLKEEFIQDVHQHAYKITDLGERGVDYEFRVAGQNAIGFGQETVRYWFSPEGLPTGAPTNLSYFFQTPDTVCVTWDMPLREHRNGQIIGYDVQFNKKNDHSTTINRNTTRTRAVFTNLEENTEYVFHVIARTSRGSGPISEKITIVTEKDMGRAPMSVKAVATSDTSVEVWWEPVPNRGKILGYQIFYTTTAVEDLDEWKQKTIGLTESADLVNLEKFTQYAITVAARYKTGLGRLSEKVTVKVKPEDVPLDLRAPDSSTHSMTLSWKPPIRLNPMNYKVSFDAVKEFVDSQGITQTQIVPRRQILLDPTVTTTTINELQPFTTYNVNVSAVPRDGQYRPPAKITITTQMAAPKPMVKPDFYGVVNGEEIQVILPQASEEYGPISHYYLIVVPEDKSTADKQPDELTEDMIAGKGAKQERENAPYIAAKFPHRDIPYTFHLGSGDIYDGYENRRLEKNKRYRIFVRAVVDTPRKHLYTSSPFSEYLSLDMREVPPGEPPRRPNPNTPVDGNPEVSVKTSGQEPGMVWVVGPIIAALMVSVFLVLLFVIKKRRQPCKTPDQAAVTRPLIPADISSNHAPSDPVEMRRLNFQTPGMVSHPPIPITELGNHIERLKANDNLKFSQEYESIEPGQQFTWDHSNMEVNASKNRYANVIAYDHSRVILQTIDGMSGTDYINANYCDGYRKQNAYVATQGPLQETFGDFWRMCWELRSSTIVMMTKLEERTRIKCDQYWPGRGSETYGLMTVTITDVQELATYCIRTFQISRAGYSERREIKQLQFTAWPDHGVPEHPAPFLQFLRRVRSLNPPDSGPLIVHCSAGVGRTGCFIVIDSMLERIKHEKMIDIYGHVTCLRAQRNYMVQTEDQYIFIHDALYEAVICGNTEVPARNLHSHIQKLMQPEIESITGMELEFKKLSNIKVDSSRFISANLPCNKHKNRLVHILPYECTRVCLQPQRNIEGSDYINASLIDGYRYRGAYIATQGPLCDTTDDFWRMLWEHNSTIVVMLTKLKEMGREKCHQYWPSDRSIRYQCFVVDPIAEYNMPQYILREFKVTDARDGASRTVRQFQFIDWPEQGVPKSGDGFIDFIGQVHKTKEQFGQDGPITVHCSAGVGRTGVFITLSIVLERMQYEGVVDIFQTVRILRTQRPAMVQTEDQYQFCYRASLEYLGSFDHYAN, encoded by the exons CCGAGAAATTGCCCAACGGTTTCCCGTTAATATCTCAAGCGCCAACGACCAAGGTGGTCGAGATGGGCCATAACGCGGTGCTGCTGTGCACGGCCGTCGGTTCGCCGCCTCCGATCATATCTTGGGTGAGAGATATGCTGCCCATCGACACCACCAATCCACGCTACACCGTTTTGGACACGG gggCGTTGCAAATCACCGGATCCGACGTGAACGATCAAGGAAAGTACGAGTGCGTGGCGAACAATTCGGTGGGCACCGAGTATTCGAAATCCGCCATGCTCTACGTGAAAG TTCGACGCGTTGCGCCCAGTTTCTCCATACCGCCGCCCGCTGTCAGCGAAGTGATGCTGGGCGCCTCTTTGAACCTGACCTGCGTCGCCGTCGGATCCCCGATGCCGTACGTGAAATGGAAGAAAGGCCCTTCCTTGGATCTGACTCCGGAGGACAATCTGCCAGTCGGTAGGAACGTGCTGATGCTCACGGACATCAAGGAGACGGCCAACTATACTTGCACGGCAGCCAGCGATCTCGGCGTCATAGAGGTTACGTCGATGGTGAAAGTTCAAT ctCTGCCCGGGCCTGCGGAGAACGTTCAAGTGTCGGACATCACGGCGACGTCCGTGAAGCTGACCTGGTCTTACAAAGATCCGGACGAGGTCCAATACTACGTGATACAGCACAAGCCGAAGCACGTGAATCAGGCGTTCGCCGAGATATCGGGAATCACCACCATGTACTATCACGTGCGGAGTCTCAGCCCGTACACCGAGTACGAACTTTACGTGATAGTCGTGAACGCAATTGGGCGTGGTCCCCCGAGTGCCCCTGTGACGGTCACCACTGGAGAAACGA GTGCCA AACCGGGTACCGCACCGCGGAAGGTTCAGGCCCGGCCATTGAGCTCGAGCACGATGGTCATACAATGGGTCGAGCCAGAGACACCGAACGGGCAAGTGACG GGTTACAAGATATATTACACGACGGATCCGAATCAACCGATGGCCTCCTGGAAGTATCAGATGGTGGACAACAATCAACTGACCACGATCTCGGATCTGGACACCCACACGATATACACGATTCGAGTGCAGGCGTTGACAAGCGTCGGTCCCGGTCCATTGAGCACACCTGTCCAGATTAAGACGCAACAAGGGGTGCCGAGCCAACCGGAGATGTTGACCGCGATAGATATCGGGGAGACCACGGTAACCCTCCAGTGGAATAAACCTATTCATAGCGCGGAAAATATTCTCAGCTATGAATTGTATTGGAACGATACGTACGCTCAG GAGAAGCATCATCGCAGGATACCTGTCACCGAGAACTACACGTTGACCGGCCTCTATCCGAACACCCTGTATTACGTTTGGCTGGCCGCCCGGAGTCAACGGGGGGAAGGAGCCACCACGATACCGTATCCGGTTCGCACGAAGCAGTACG TCCCCGGGGCTCCGCCTCGCAATGTAAGCGGAGAAGCGGTCAGCCCGACCTCCATACGGGTAACATGGGAACCACCGCCtgccgatcgatcgaacggaAGGATCGCGTACTACAAGCTGCAAGTGGTCGAGAGCGGACGCTCCGACTCGGAGGCGAAAGTTATCAAACTGAATGACACGCAATTCGTGTTGGACGAACTGAAAAAGTGGACCGAGTATCGGATTTGGGTATTGGCCGGGACCAGCGTAGGTGACGGACCTCCGAGTTATCCTATCTCTGTCAGAACTCACGAGGACG CTGTAAAAA TGCCGGGTGATCCTCAAGACGTGAAAGTGACGCCGATCAATTCGACGGCGATACACGTCGAGTGGAAACCGCCAAAGTCGAAGGAGCAGAACGGCGTGATCAGAGGTTACCACATACACGTGCAAGAAGTGAGGGAAGAG atGTTTTCGTACGTTTTCCAGGGGAAGGATCTGTTGAACGAGCCGATACGACGCGACGTGCACGAAGGCGTGCTGGAAGTGAACATTACGGGGTTGCAACCCGACACCAGATACTCGGTCCAAGTGGCCGCTCTGACGAGAAAGGGAGACGGCGACCGCTCGCCCCCGGTTCACGTGAGAACTCCCGGAGGTGTGCCCAACAGGCCTCACGTTAACGTAAA AGTTCTGTCCCGAGATCCCGAGGTGCTGGAGCTCGAGTGGTCGCAACCCACGCAAACGTACGGCGATCTGTTGGGGTACAGGATAAGGTACGGGATTAAGAATCAGACGTTGAAGGAGGAATTTATACAAGACGTTCATCAACACGCGTATAAAATCACCGATCTCG GGGAGAGGGGCGTGGATTACGAGTTCAGAGTGGCGGGGCAGAACGCGATCGGGTTCGGGCAGGAGACGGTGCGATACTGGTTCAGCCCGGAGGGATTACCGACCGGCGCCCCGACCAATCTATCCTACTTCTTCCAAACGCCGGACACGGTGTGCGTTACGTGGGACATGCCTCTCCGGGAGCACAGGAACGGTCAGATAATCGGTTACGACGTGCAATTCAACAAGAAGAACGACCACTCGACCACGATTAACCGGAAcacgacgaggacgagggcGGTTTTCACGAATTTGGAGGAGAACACCGAGTACGTGTTCCACGTGATCGCGCGGACGTCGAGGGGGAGCGGGCCCATCTCCGAGAAGATCACCATAGTGACGGAGAAGGACATGGGGCGGGCGCCGATGTCCGTGAAGGCGGTGGCCACGTCGGACACGAGCGTGGAGGTCTGGTGGGAGCCGGTCCCCAACCGCGGCAAGATCCTCGGCTACCAGATATTCTACACGACGACCGCGGTCGAGGATCTGGACGAGTGGAAGCAAAAGACGATCGGGCTCACCGAGTCCGCGGATCTGGTCAACCTGGAGAAGTTCACCCAGTACGCGATCACGGTGGCAGCCAGGTACAAGACAGGGCTGGGAAGGCTGAGCGAGAAGGTGACGGTGAAGGTGAAGCCGGAGGACGTCCCCCTGGACCTGAGGGCGCCCGACTCGTCCACCCACTCGATGACCCTCTCGTGGAAACCGCCTATAAGGTTGAACCCGATGAACTACAAAGTGTCGTTCGACGCGGTGAAAGAGTTCGTCGACTCGCAGGGGATCACGCAAACGCAGATCGTGCCCCGCAGGCAGATCCTGCTCGACCCTACGGTGACCACGACCACGATAAACGAGTTGCAGCCGTTCACCACGTACAACGTGAACGTGAGCGCGGTGCCGCGGGACGGCCAGTACAGGCCGCCCGCCAAAATTACCATCACCACGCAAATGGCCGCCCCTAAGCCGATGGTCAAGCCCGATTTCTACGGGGTGGTGAACGGCGAGGAGATCCAGGTGATACTGCCCCAGGCGTCCGAGGAGTACGGCCCGATCTCCCACTATTACCTGATCGTAGTGCCCGAGGACAAGTCGACGGCCGACAAGCAGCCCGACGAGCTCACCGAGGACATGATCGCTGGCAAGGGGGCCAAGCAGGAGAGGGAGAACGCCCCGTACATCGCGGCCAAATTTCCTCACAGGGACATCCCGTACACGTTCCATCTAGGCAGCGGGGACATATACGACGGTTACGAGAACCGTAGACTCGAGAAGAACAAACGGTACAGGATCTTCGTTCGTGCCGTGGTCGACACGCCGAGAAAG CACTTGTACACCTCGTCGCCCTTCTCCGAATACTTGTCCCTCGATATGAGGGAAGTGCCGCCCGGCGAGCCACCTCGACGCCCCAATCCCAACACACCGGTCGACGGGAATCCGGAAGTGTCGGTGAAGACGAGCGGCCAGGAGCCGGGGATGGTGTGGGTGGTCGGGCCCATAATTGCAGCCTTAATGGTCAGCGTGTTCCTCGTCCTTCTTTTCGTCATTAAAAA ACGAAGGCAGCCGTGCAAAACGCCGGATCAGGCGGCCGTCACTCGGCCCCTGATACCCGCGGACATCAGCTCGAACCACGCCCCGTCCGATCCGGTCGAGATGCGGCGTTTAAATTTCCAAACGCCGGGCATGGTGTCCCATCCGCCGATCCCGATCACCGAGCTGGGCAATCACATCGAGCGGCTGAAAGCGAACGACAATCTGAAGTTCAGCCAGGAGTACGAGTCGATCGAGCCCGGCCAACAATTCACCTGGGACCACTCGAACATGGAGGTGAACGCGTCGAAGAATCGTTACGCGAACGTGATCGCGTACGACCACTCGAGGGTGATCCTCCAAACGATCGACGGGATGTCGGGCACGGATTACATAAACGCCAATTACTGCGACGGGTATAGGAAGCAGAACGCGTACGTGGCCACCCAAGGCCCCCTCCAGGAAACGTTCGGCGACTTCTGGAGGATGTGTTGGGAGTTGAGGTCGAGCACGATCGTGATGATGACGAAACTGGAGGAGAGGACGAGGATAAAGTGCGACCAGTATTGGCCGGGCAGGGGATCCGAAACTTACGGCCTGATGACGGTCACCATCACCGACGTTCAAGAGCTCGCCACCTACTGCATCCGCACGTTCCAAATATCCCGGGCGGGCTACTCCGAGAGGCGGGAGATCAAGCAGTTGCAGTTCACCGCCTGGCCGGACCACGGCGTGCCCGAGCATCCAGCGCCGTTCTTGCAGTTCTTGCGCAGGGTCAGGTCGTTGAACCCGCCCGACAGCGGCCCCCTGATCGTGCACTGCAGCGCGGGGGTCGGGCGGACCGGTTGCTTCATAGTGATCGACTCGATGCTCGAGAGGATCAAACACGAGAAGATGATCGACATTTACGGCCACGTGACTTGTTTGCGCGCCCAGCGGAACTACATGGTCCAGACCGAGGACCAGTACATATTCATACACGACGCGCTCTACGAGGCCGTGATCTGCGGCAACACCGAGGTACCTGCCAGAAACTTGCACTCCCACATTCAGAAGTTGATGCAGCCCGAGATCGAGAGCATCACGGGCATGGAGTTGGAGTTCAAGAAATTGTCCAACATCAAGGTGGACTCGTCCCGCTTCATCTCGGCCAACCTGCCCTGCAACAAGCACAAAAATCGCCTGGTCCACATCCTGCCGTACGAGTGCACCAGAGTTTGCCTGCAACCGCAGCGGAACATCGAGGGATCGGATTACATAAACGCGAGCCTGATCGACGGGTATCGATACCGAGGCGCCTACATAGCCACTCAGGGTCCCCTTTGCGACACGACCGACGACTTTTGGCGCATGCTCTGGGAGCACAACTCCACCATAGTCGTCATGTTGACGAAGCTGAAGGAGATGGGGAGGGAGAAGTGCCATCAATACTGGCCGTCCGACAGATCGATCCGTTACCAATGCTTCGTCGTCGACCCGATCGCCGAGTACAACATGCCCCAGTACATCCTGCGAGAGTTCAAAGTGACGGACGCGCGGGACGGGGCAAGCCGCACCGTGAGACAGTTCCAGTTCATCGACTGGCCCGAGCAGGGCGTTCCAAAGTCCGGGGACGGGTTCATCGACTTCATCGGCCAGGTGCACAAGACGAAGGAGCAGTTCGGCCAGGACGGGCCCATCACCGTGCATTGCAGCGCTGGCGTCGGCAGAACGGGCGTTTTCATCACGCTCAGCATCGTGTTGGAGCGCATGCAGTACGAGGGGGTGGTCGATATTTTCCAAACAGTGAGAATATTGCGCACGCAACGACCAGCCATGGTTCAAACCGAG GACCAATATCAATTCTGTTATCGCGCCAGTTTGGAATACTTGGGTTCTTTCGATCATTACGCCAACTGA